The Colias croceus chromosome 21, ilColCroc2.1 genome window below encodes:
- the LOC123701501 gene encoding vacuolar protein sorting-associated protein 26C, with product MSSSLAINLKRASKVYHEGETIAGVVVVESSSDVRHEGLMLTMEGSVNLQISSKNAGIFDAFSNSIKPITLVNTSMELAPAGKIPVGITEIPFEMPLRGRPSSAGPGLLETYHGVFVNVMYTLRCGMKRSFLAKPLNASCQFFVQYKPQDAAPQKPVRCEITPATIRASAAGAGARANMPHFQLYAEIDSTVCPLDKPITGKIRVDDCSVPIKSIELQLVRVETCGFTEGYSRDATEIQNIQVGEGDVCRARSVPLHMVLPRLFTCPTTAAAHFKIEFELNIAVIFEDDYLVTENFPILLLRSR from the exons ATGTCATCCAGCCTCGCGATAAATCTCAAAAGAGCCAGTAAAGTGTATCATGAAGGG GAAACAATAGCTGGTGTAGTAGTAGTAGAGAGCAGCAGCGATGTGCGACACGAAGGATTGATGCTGACCATGGAGGGGTCTGTCAACCTGCAGATCAGCTCGAAGAACGCTGGCATTTTTGATGCATTTTCCAATAGTATTAAG CCCATAACACTAGTAAACACATCAATGGAACTAGCTCCAGCTGGAAAGATTCCGGTTGGCATTACCGAGATTCCATTTGAGATGCCACTACGGGGGAGACCCAGTTCAGCAGGCCCTGGTCTCCTGGAGACGTACCATGGGGTGTTTGTGAACGTCATGTACACTCTAAGATGTGGTATGAAGAGATCCTTCTTAGCGAAACCGCTGAACGCATCTTGTCAGTTCTTTGTGCAATATAAACCT CAAGACGCAGCGCCTCAAAAGCCGGTCCGTTGCGAGATCACGCCCGCGACCATTCGCGCGTCGGCCGCCGGTGCGGGCGCACGTGCGAACATGCCGCACTTTCAGCTCTACGCAGAAATAGACTCTACTGTGTGCCCGTTGGATAAACCTATTACTGGCAAG ATTCGCGTAGACGATTGTTCGGTGCCAATAAAGTCAATAGAGTTGCAACTCGTCAGAGTGGAAACCTGCGGCTTCACTGAAGGATATTCTAGAGATG CGACGGAGATCCAGAACATCCAGGTGGGCGAGGGCGACGTGTGCCGCGCGCGCTCCGTGCCGCTGCACATGGTGCTGCCGCGCCTCTTCACCTGCCCCACCACCGCCGCCGCGCACTTCAAGATCG AGTTTGAGCTCAACATTGCTGTGATATTTGAAGACGACTATTTAGTGACTGAAAACTttccaatattattattaagaagtagataa